One window of Silvimonas iriomotensis genomic DNA carries:
- a CDS encoding transglutaminase TgpA family protein: MTRRKTTAAPLLMPPFYILAAAVACALGPVLLQVPVWHSLLVLLPLGWRLWLAHAGRPVPHPVIRIGVALALFVPILLQYHTLIGRGGGVAALGSLIAVKFLETTNQRDVRVLTLLAFFACSTGFLLSQSPFMMLYAVATLLLICLQLMTWMREDGHFGWPDLWRVLRMLAEALPIALILFVLFPRLATPLWRMPNDTQQARTGMSDTMEPGSISDLVQDDSVAFRVDFDNLSPQRAQLYWRGPVMEQFDGTTWRTGIPGSKQPQVITHGLQYRYTMTLEPTQRNWVMAMDMPVQIPSDTRFSNSLQALSRNTLIQRQRFAFTSAAHWQIKEEDPLRLKRDLALPKDINPQARALAAQWAGLPPAQRIDAALDFLRKGHFQYTLGPPLLTGRDRVDELLFQTRAGFCEHYAGAFAFLMRAAGVPTRVVGGYLGGEYNRTGNYWIVRQSSAHAWTEVWLDGQGWQRVDPTAAIAPERIFRGLQGAVPATDPLPYLLRNEDGWLGDLRLRWDAVMHGWDKWVVGYDAERQMRVLSRLGIDNVVSTQFIGWLGGAFGIVLLIYLLLSQDWQRKRYADAAQRHWLQFERKLGRAGVIPAAGEGPLNYARRAAARLPRQQAEILAIASQYLTIRYGQASDALPGLARAIRRFQVRGGKR; this comes from the coding sequence ATGACCCGTCGCAAGACCACAGCCGCGCCGTTGCTGATGCCCCCGTTTTATATTCTGGCCGCCGCCGTGGCCTGCGCGCTGGGGCCGGTGCTGCTGCAAGTACCCGTCTGGCATAGCCTGCTGGTTTTATTGCCGCTGGGCTGGCGCCTGTGGCTGGCTCACGCCGGGCGGCCAGTGCCGCATCCGGTGATCCGCATTGGCGTTGCGCTGGCGTTGTTTGTGCCGATTTTGCTGCAATATCACACCCTGATCGGGCGCGGCGGCGGCGTTGCGGCGCTGGGTAGTCTGATTGCCGTGAAGTTTCTGGAAACCACGAACCAGCGCGATGTACGCGTGCTGACACTGCTGGCGTTTTTTGCCTGCAGCACCGGCTTTTTGTTGTCGCAATCGCCTTTCATGATGCTGTATGCAGTGGCAACGCTGCTGTTGATCTGCCTGCAGCTGATGACCTGGATGCGGGAAGACGGCCACTTCGGCTGGCCCGACCTCTGGCGCGTGCTGCGCATGCTGGCAGAAGCGCTGCCGATCGCGTTGATCCTGTTTGTGCTTTTTCCGCGCCTGGCCACCCCGCTGTGGCGTATGCCCAACGACACCCAGCAAGCCCGCACCGGCATGTCCGATACCATGGAGCCCGGCAGTATCAGCGATCTGGTCCAGGATGACAGCGTGGCCTTCCGCGTCGATTTTGACAATCTGTCGCCGCAACGCGCGCAACTGTACTGGCGCGGCCCGGTGATGGAGCAATTCGACGGCACCACCTGGCGCACCGGTATACCCGGCAGCAAGCAGCCGCAAGTCATCACCCACGGCCTGCAATACCGCTACACCATGACGCTGGAACCCACCCAGCGCAACTGGGTCATGGCCATGGACATGCCGGTGCAAATCCCTTCGGACACCCGGTTTTCCAACAGCCTGCAGGCTTTGTCACGCAATACCCTGATCCAGCGGCAGCGCTTTGCCTTTACCAGCGCCGCCCACTGGCAGATCAAGGAAGAAGATCCGTTGCGCCTGAAGCGTGATCTGGCGCTGCCCAAAGACATCAACCCGCAAGCGCGCGCCCTGGCCGCGCAGTGGGCCGGCTTGCCGCCAGCCCAACGGATAGACGCAGCGCTGGATTTTCTGCGCAAGGGACACTTTCAATACACGCTGGGCCCGCCGCTACTGACCGGGCGGGACCGGGTGGATGAACTCTTGTTCCAGACCCGCGCCGGCTTTTGTGAACACTATGCCGGTGCCTTTGCTTTCCTGATGCGCGCGGCCGGTGTGCCGACGCGCGTCGTGGGCGGCTATCTGGGGGGCGAATACAACCGCACCGGCAACTACTGGATCGTGCGCCAGTCCTCTGCCCACGCCTGGACCGAAGTCTGGCTGGATGGCCAGGGCTGGCAACGCGTTGACCCCACTGCGGCCATCGCGCCAGAACGCATTTTCCGTGGCCTGCAAGGCGCCGTACCGGCCACTGATCCGCTGCCTTATCTGTTGCGCAACGAAGACGGCTGGCTGGGCGATCTGCGCCTGCGCTGGGACGCCGTCATGCACGGCTGGGATAAATGGGTGGTGGGTTATGACGCCGAACGCCAGATGCGTGTACTGAGCCGACTGGGCATCGACAACGTCGTCTCGACGCAGTTTATCGGGTGGCTGGGCGGTGCCTTCGGCATCGTGCTGCTCATCTATCTGCTCCTCAGCCAGGACTGGCAGCGCAAACGCTACGCTGACGCGGCGCAACGGCACTGGCTGCAATTCGAGCGCAAGCTGGGGCGTGCTGGCGTCATCCCTGCCGCAGGCGAAGGCCCGCTTAACTATGCTCGCCGCGCCGCCGCCCGCCTGCCACGGCAACAAGCCGAGATCCTGGCCATTGCCAGCCAGTATCTGACCATCCGCTACGGCCAGGCCTCCGATGCCCTGCCCGGTCTGGCGCGCGCCATCCGCCGCTTTCAGGTGCGCGGTGGCAAGCGCTAG
- a CDS encoding GNAT family N-acetyltransferase has product MASPLLQHIPAFIETERLLLRVPRAGDGADVHAAVLETLPSLRAFPASLPWAMFEPSVAASETWCIESAAAFLLRKDLPYLAFDNKTGDLVAALGLHRPDWRIPRLELGYWCRASRHGQGYVTEAARALLWMAFDTLAARRVEVHCDADNLASRRVCERLGMTLEGILRNQRVTPAGVVGDGCIYAIIR; this is encoded by the coding sequence ATGGCGTCCCCCTTGCTGCAGCACATCCCCGCTTTTATTGAAACCGAACGCCTGTTGTTGCGCGTGCCCCGGGCAGGTGACGGCGCCGATGTCCACGCTGCCGTGCTTGAAACGCTGCCCTCGTTGCGTGCGTTTCCGGCGTCTTTGCCCTGGGCCATGTTTGAACCGTCGGTAGCGGCTTCTGAAACCTGGTGCATTGAAAGTGCGGCAGCCTTTTTGTTGCGCAAAGACTTGCCCTACCTGGCTTTTGACAACAAAACCGGCGATCTCGTTGCCGCGCTGGGCTTGCATCGGCCGGACTGGCGTATTCCCAGGCTGGAACTGGGTTACTGGTGCCGGGCATCACGCCATGGTCAGGGCTATGTGACAGAGGCCGCCCGGGCGCTCTTGTGGATGGCCTTCGACACGCTGGCCGCGCGCCGGGTAGAGGTGCATTGTGATGCGGACAACCTGGCCAGCCGCCGTGTGTGCGAACGCCTGGGAATGACCCTGGAGGGCATTTTGCGCAACCAGCGCGTCACCCCGGCGGGCGTGGTGGGGGATGGCTGTATCTACGCCATCATCCGCTAG
- the hemH gene encoding ferrochelatase: MPRFAKEPEYRHGSIARTGILLINLGTPDAATPAAVRRYLRQFLSDPRVVEIPRLIWLIILNLFVLTTRPARSAAKYALIWTREGSPLLVWSIKQAKLLKGLLGERAARYGAPAPAVALGMRYGNPSVASAMDELKAAGCDRILVMPMYPQYAASTTASAYDAVFAQMARYRNTPELRLVKSWHDFPGYITALAARVRKSWDENGRGEHLVLSFHGLPRYTLDQGDPYYCHCQKTARLLAAALQLEESEYTVAFQSRFGRTRWLEPYTSVALTQLARGGVKTVDVFCPGFVADCLETLEEIAMEGKQTFLAAGGKALNHIPCLNDNSGWIAALADFVAIQLTNWPTTGQTTEPPLEAAKIANLRAQKLGAKQ; the protein is encoded by the coding sequence ATGCCTCGTTTTGCCAAAGAGCCCGAATACCGTCATGGCAGCATTGCCAGAACCGGCATCCTCTTGATTAACCTGGGTACACCCGACGCAGCCACGCCCGCTGCGGTGCGCCGCTATCTGCGCCAGTTTTTGTCTGACCCGCGCGTGGTGGAAATTCCGCGCCTGATCTGGCTGATCATCCTTAACCTGTTTGTGTTGACCACCCGCCCCGCCAGATCTGCCGCCAAATACGCTCTGATCTGGACAAGAGAGGGCTCGCCGCTGCTGGTATGGAGCATCAAACAGGCCAAATTGCTCAAGGGCCTCCTGGGCGAACGCGCCGCGCGCTACGGCGCGCCAGCCCCGGCCGTTGCGCTGGGCATGCGTTATGGCAATCCGTCCGTAGCCAGCGCCATGGATGAACTCAAGGCCGCCGGCTGCGATCGGATCCTGGTGATGCCCATGTACCCGCAATACGCCGCCAGCACTACCGCCAGCGCCTATGACGCGGTGTTCGCGCAGATGGCCCGCTATCGCAACACGCCCGAGTTGCGGCTGGTGAAATCCTGGCATGACTTTCCCGGGTATATCACCGCGCTGGCCGCACGTGTACGCAAAAGCTGGGATGAAAACGGCCGTGGCGAACATCTGGTGCTGAGTTTTCACGGCCTGCCACGTTACACGCTGGACCAGGGCGATCCGTATTACTGCCACTGCCAGAAAACTGCCCGCTTGCTGGCCGCTGCACTGCAACTGGAAGAAAGCGAATACACGGTGGCGTTTCAGTCACGCTTTGGCCGCACCCGCTGGCTGGAACCGTATACCAGCGTGGCGCTGACCCAACTGGCGCGCGGCGGCGTCAAGACCGTTGATGTGTTCTGCCCGGGTTTTGTGGCCGATTGCCTGGAAACGCTGGAAGAAATCGCCATGGAAGGCAAACAGACCTTCCTTGCTGCCGGTGGCAAGGCCCTCAACCACATTCCTTGCCTCAACGATAATTCCGGGTGGATTGCCGCTTTAGCTGACTTTGTAGCCATTCAACTTACAAACTGGCCGACGACAGGTCAAACCACCGAACCACCGCTGGAAGCCGCGAAAATAGCCAATCTACGTGCGCAAAAACTTGGCGCGAAACAATAA
- a CDS encoding response regulator transcription factor: MSTRLFLAEDDLILADALKTSLSQADFQVDCVNDGSLALQILLHNDYDVVVLDIGLPNMDGLTVLRNIRQHKPSLPILILTALDGLEDRVAGLDAGADDYLAKPFEFAELEARLRALLRRSQILPQSVQQLGNLRLDRAGQRAWCNDTPLDLSARELTVLEILMSNIDRVVTKEQIVSELGSDNAEVGLNAIEVYVHRLRKKLEPCGVVIRTIRGLGYLLEKQQPHSAFDAG; this comes from the coding sequence ATGAGCACTCGGCTCTTTCTCGCCGAAGACGATCTCATCCTTGCGGATGCCCTGAAAACCAGTTTGTCGCAGGCTGACTTCCAGGTCGACTGTGTCAATGACGGCTCTCTGGCGCTGCAGATTCTTCTTCACAACGATTACGATGTTGTCGTGCTGGATATCGGCCTGCCGAACATGGACGGCCTGACAGTGCTGCGCAACATTCGTCAGCACAAGCCTTCCCTGCCGATTCTGATCCTGACGGCACTGGACGGCCTGGAAGACCGTGTCGCGGGCCTGGATGCCGGTGCCGACGATTACCTGGCCAAGCCGTTCGAATTTGCCGAACTGGAAGCCCGTCTGCGCGCCCTCTTGCGTCGCAGCCAGATCCTACCGCAATCGGTACAGCAACTGGGTAATCTGCGTCTGGACCGTGCAGGTCAGCGCGCCTGGTGCAACGACACCCCGCTGGATCTCTCCGCACGTGAACTGACCGTGCTGGAAATCCTGATGTCCAACATCGACCGCGTCGTGACCAAGGAACAGATCGTTTCTGAACTGGGTTCTGACAACGCCGAAGTGGGCCTGAACGCGATTGAAGTGTACGTACACCGTCTGCGCAAGAAGCTTGAGCCATGTGGTGTTGTGATCCGGACCATCCGCGGTCTGGGTTATTTGCTGGAAAAACAGCAACCCCACTCGGCGTTCGATGCAGGCTAA
- a CDS encoding sensor histidine kinase yields MQAKYSLKRQLLLWLLIPQLVLWLAGALLSFQVASHFANEVTDNSLLQLANALARQMHVEGGKAVPRFPEATHLMLDSSPDDPLLYAVSGPDGQKILGNFSFPSAPELKQNPGSEPVFSNLMQLASPVRMVSVYYPLDKNGWIHIEAAKSLASRNHLSRQIMLTIALPLGGLLVVMSFLVWLGINRGLRPLNGLQRLVEKRSPQDQAPFELSHAPQELHALAKALTQLLSTTHESVARQRRFIADAAHQLRTPLAGLKSQTELAMRETEPEQLRARLHMVHTSATRSIHLVNQLLTLARSEPGTQSGMPRVKVDLARLIRDLTAESVPRALAAGMDLGCDTALNEAVIEGNSALLRELFVNLVENAIKYIPRGGNITVRLTEDDMRYVVEVEDNGTGIPDDDKPRVFERFYRREQTGNGCGLGMAIVKEIAERHGGSVSLLDAKPHGLIVHVELPKEQRRPAV; encoded by the coding sequence ATGCAGGCTAAGTATTCGCTCAAACGCCAGCTGTTACTCTGGCTTTTGATACCCCAGCTGGTCCTGTGGCTGGCTGGGGCGTTACTTAGTTTCCAGGTTGCCAGCCACTTCGCCAATGAAGTGACCGATAACAGCCTTCTACAGCTGGCCAATGCCCTGGCCCGGCAGATGCATGTAGAGGGTGGCAAAGCTGTTCCCCGCTTTCCTGAAGCCACTCACCTGATGCTGGATTCGTCGCCAGACGATCCGCTTCTTTATGCCGTTTCCGGCCCTGATGGCCAGAAAATCCTTGGCAATTTCAGTTTCCCGTCCGCACCAGAACTCAAGCAAAACCCTGGCAGTGAGCCTGTATTCAGTAATCTGATGCAGCTGGCCTCGCCGGTTCGCATGGTGTCGGTCTATTACCCGCTCGACAAAAACGGCTGGATTCACATCGAGGCCGCCAAAAGCCTGGCCAGCCGCAATCATTTGTCGCGCCAGATCATGTTGACGATCGCCCTGCCACTGGGCGGTTTGCTGGTGGTAATGAGCTTTCTGGTCTGGCTGGGCATCAACCGTGGCCTGCGCCCGCTCAATGGTTTGCAGCGCCTGGTAGAAAAACGCTCACCGCAAGATCAGGCGCCGTTTGAACTGAGCCATGCGCCGCAGGAATTGCACGCGCTGGCCAAGGCCCTGACACAACTGCTTTCCACCACGCATGAAAGCGTGGCCCGTCAGCGCCGCTTTATTGCCGATGCAGCCCACCAGTTGCGTACGCCGCTGGCCGGTCTGAAGTCGCAGACCGAACTGGCCATGCGCGAAACCGAACCCGAACAACTGCGCGCCCGCTTGCACATGGTGCACACCAGCGCCACGCGCAGCATTCACCTCGTCAACCAGTTGCTGACCCTGGCCCGTTCTGAGCCAGGTACGCAAAGTGGCATGCCGCGCGTGAAAGTCGATCTGGCGCGTCTGATCCGTGATCTGACCGCAGAATCCGTCCCCCGCGCGCTGGCGGCCGGCATGGATCTGGGTTGCGATACCGCGCTGAACGAAGCGGTGATTGAAGGCAACTCTGCCCTGTTGCGCGAGTTGTTTGTGAATCTGGTCGAGAACGCCATCAAATACATACCGCGCGGCGGCAATATCACGGTCCGCCTGACCGAAGATGACATGCGCTATGTGGTGGAAGTAGAAGACAACGGCACTGGTATTCCGGATGACGACAAACCACGGGTATTTGAGCGGTTTTACCGGCGCGAGCAGACCGGCAACGGTTGTGGCCTGGGTATGGCCATCGTCAAGGAAATTGCCGAGCGCCATGGTGGTTCGGTCAGCCTGCTGGATGCCAAACCGCACGGCCTGATCGTGCACGTGGAATTGCCCAAGGAACAACGGCGCCCTGCCGTCTGA
- the gspK gene encoding type II secretion system minor pseudopilin GspK — MRQPRVTSAVRQRGIAILTAVGLAALVAALAAWIAWRQGLWFRQLENQMDQAEAMGVVRASINLARLTLKDDYRLNQIDHMLEPWNIPIPSIPVENGRAGGRVTEQNGLFNLNNLVSDTGQANDVEITACKKLFTSLSISPDLVNALVDWEDADSDTRNPGGAEDNEYLQATPPYRAANQRLADFGSLNRVRGFTPDVINLLRPFVTVLPAQTAVNVNFASAEVLAAIVPGLSVTQAQAVVAKRAGSYYANTTDFINALPDSAKTTVVAADIAVQSTYFVNEVDVHFGRVSLRYAALLERKSTDIPRIVWLRRE; from the coding sequence ATGAGACAGCCCCGTGTGACTTCCGCCGTGCGCCAGCGTGGCATTGCCATTCTTACCGCCGTGGGCCTGGCGGCACTGGTCGCCGCACTGGCGGCGTGGATCGCCTGGCGGCAGGGCTTGTGGTTTCGCCAACTGGAAAACCAGATGGATCAGGCCGAAGCCATGGGTGTGGTGCGCGCGTCGATCAACCTGGCGCGGCTGACCCTGAAAGACGATTACCGCCTGAATCAGATCGACCACATGCTGGAGCCCTGGAATATCCCGATTCCATCCATTCCGGTCGAAAACGGCCGCGCGGGCGGCCGCGTGACCGAGCAGAACGGGCTGTTCAACCTGAACAATCTGGTGAGTGATACCGGCCAGGCGAATGATGTCGAAATCACCGCCTGCAAGAAACTGTTTACGTCGTTATCCATCTCGCCAGATCTGGTCAACGCACTGGTGGACTGGGAAGACGCCGATTCGGATACCCGCAACCCGGGCGGTGCAGAAGACAACGAATACCTGCAGGCAACGCCGCCTTATCGCGCGGCAAACCAGCGGCTGGCTGACTTTGGCTCGTTGAACCGGGTGCGCGGCTTTACGCCGGACGTGATCAACCTGCTGCGGCCATTTGTCACGGTATTGCCGGCGCAGACCGCGGTGAACGTCAACTTTGCCAGCGCAGAAGTGCTGGCGGCCATCGTGCCAGGTTTGAGCGTGACCCAGGCGCAAGCCGTCGTGGCCAAACGGGCCGGCTCTTATTACGCCAATACCACAGACTTCATCAATGCCTTGCCCGACAGCGCCAAAACCACGGTGGTGGCGGCCGATATCGCGGTGCAAAGCACGTATTTCGTCAATGAGGTCGATGTCCATTTCGGACGGGTAAGTTTGCGTTACGCCGCCTTGCTGGAGCGTAAATCCACTGATATTCCGCGGATTGTCTGGCTGCGCCGGGAGTAA
- the gspJ gene encoding type II secretion system minor pseudopilin GspJ yields MPAFNSPASRTSRAGFTLIEILIALAIFAVMSLIAFRGLSTMVDTKIRLDGETTHWRDMTLVLGRFDDDLTQVLNRSWRDSSGVTQPPIEGNAQPDNPDWPLLQLVRANRDQEPIHVGYRLKGGRLEMMQWDTLDQAPRATPQVHVMFDQVERFEVTFMDSASNWQNKWPVPGSADVLPRAVRIIVQQTGQGPVTRIFALP; encoded by the coding sequence TTGCCCGCGTTCAATAGCCCCGCATCCCGCACCAGCCGCGCCGGTTTCACGCTGATTGAAATCCTGATTGCACTGGCGATTTTTGCCGTGATGTCGCTGATCGCCTTTCGCGGCCTGTCCACCATGGTCGATACCAAGATCAGGCTGGATGGCGAAACCACGCACTGGCGCGATATGACGCTGGTGCTGGGGCGCTTTGACGATGACCTGACCCAGGTACTGAACCGCAGCTGGCGCGACAGCAGCGGCGTGACGCAACCGCCGATTGAAGGCAACGCCCAGCCGGATAATCCGGACTGGCCCTTGTTGCAACTGGTGCGCGCCAACCGTGACCAGGAACCGATCCACGTCGGCTACCGGCTCAAGGGCGGGCGGCTGGAAATGATGCAATGGGACACGCTGGACCAGGCGCCCAGAGCCACGCCGCAAGTGCACGTCATGTTCGATCAGGTAGAGCGCTTTGAAGTGACGTTCATGGATAGCGCCAGCAACTGGCAAAACAAGTGGCCGGTGCCCGGCAGTGCGGATGTCTTGCCGCGCGCGGTACGCATCATCGTGCAACAAACCGGGCAGGGCCCGGTGACCCGGATTTTTGCCCTGCCATGA
- the gspI gene encoding type II secretion system minor pseudopilin GspI yields the protein MPERQRGFTLIEVMVALAVVAIALVAALKATSFATDSAMDFRTRMLAGWVAENRLAELTARRDFPETGQSSGTEDQAGETFTWRINVGPSPNRSFRRLEITVYEQKDPQHAAATLVSYLARVQ from the coding sequence ATGCCTGAGCGCCAGCGCGGTTTTACCCTGATTGAAGTGATGGTCGCACTGGCGGTTGTCGCCATCGCCCTTGTGGCCGCGCTCAAGGCCACCAGTTTTGCCACTGATTCTGCCATGGACTTTCGTACCCGCATGCTGGCGGGCTGGGTGGCGGAAAACCGTCTGGCCGAGCTGACGGCGCGGCGGGATTTCCCCGAGACCGGCCAGTCCAGCGGGACCGAAGACCAGGCCGGTGAGACCTTTACCTGGCGCATCAATGTGGGCCCTTCGCCCAACCGGTCTTTCCGCCGGCTGGAAATCACGGTTTACGAACAGAAAGACCCGCAGCATGCCGCTGCCACTCTGGTGAGCTATCTTGCCCGCGTTCAATAG
- the gspH gene encoding type II secretion system minor pseudopilin GspH — protein MSASRRATRGFTLIEILVALALIGIILGLAVVKLGQSDGQMAEREASRLAAVLEDARDEAIAGGRTVGWSTDGHGYQFWVQDDQNNWQAIPNHEVLKPYELPGDLRITRQTANLRELRLGERIVFEASGVNQPFTVEMDIGSNQWLLEGDVMGRVNAHKVEPNA, from the coding sequence ATGTCTGCTTCCAGGCGCGCCACGCGCGGCTTCACGCTGATCGAGATTCTGGTCGCGCTGGCGCTGATCGGCATCATTCTGGGCCTGGCGGTGGTCAAGCTGGGCCAGTCTGATGGTCAGATGGCCGAGCGCGAAGCCAGCCGGCTTGCCGCCGTGCTGGAAGACGCGCGCGATGAGGCCATTGCCGGCGGGCGCACGGTAGGCTGGTCAACCGACGGCCATGGCTACCAGTTCTGGGTGCAGGACGACCAGAACAACTGGCAGGCCATTCCCAATCATGAAGTGCTCAAGCCCTATGAACTGCCGGGCGATCTGCGCATTACCCGGCAGACGGCCAACCTGCGCGAATTGCGCCTGGGTGAGCGCATTGTGTTTGAGGCTTCCGGCGTGAACCAGCCGTTTACGGTCGAGATGGACATCGGCAGCAACCAGTGGCTGCTGGAAGGCGACGTCATGGGGCGGGTGAATGCGCATAAGGTGGAGCCCAATGCCTGA
- the gspG gene encoding type II secretion system major pseudopilin GspG has translation MFAAASRRAAGAAQRGFTLIEILVVITILAILGALIVPKIMDRPNDARVVAAKQDIRSVVQALKLYKLDNGRYPTTEQGLKALVEKPTATPAPTNWKTGGYLEKLPKDPWGNDYVYLNPGLHGEIDVMSYGADGQSGGEGYDADIGSWQQ, from the coding sequence ATGTTTGCAGCAGCATCCCGGCGTGCCGCCGGCGCCGCCCAGCGCGGTTTTACCCTGATTGAAATTCTGGTGGTGATCACCATTCTGGCCATTCTGGGCGCGCTGATTGTTCCCAAGATCATGGATCGCCCCAACGATGCGCGTGTGGTCGCGGCCAAGCAGGACATCCGTTCGGTCGTCCAGGCGCTCAAACTGTACAAGCTCGATAACGGCCGTTACCCGACCACCGAACAAGGCCTGAAAGCCCTGGTTGAAAAGCCCACGGCTACCCCGGCACCGACCAACTGGAAAACCGGTGGTTACCTGGAAAAGCTGCCCAAAGACCCATGGGGCAATGACTACGTGTACCTCAATCCGGGTCTGCACGGCGAAATCGACGTGATGAGCTACGGTGCGGATGGCCAGTCGGGCGGCGAAGGTTACGACGCCGACATTGGTTCCTGGCAACAGTAA
- the gspF gene encoding type II secretion system inner membrane protein GspF → MTAFRYVATSQDGTSKRGMIEADTQRHARSILREQGLWVSELGEINAGHGKSGRHKGLGGQRLAVWTRQLATLLDASLTVEQALAVLIEQSEDEREKQLAGALRSEILGGASLSQALSRQGKAFPELYRTIVAAGEESGRAATVMQRLADYLEARAALASKVALAFVYPAVVMAVSIIVVVGLLTWVVPQMVTVFQSAKTELPFLTRAMLWASAAVRGWGWLILLVLIGLGVGGWQALKQESVRRRFDAWRLRVPLFGRFERAGNTARLASTLAILVGSGVPLLKALQAAVGVIDNLPLREAVQEAARQVREGVPLSRALAQSNLFPPVLIHLIGSGEATGRLEYMLDKAAAQQSLELENRVATFTSLLGPIMVLAMGIVVLLIVLAILLPVFEMNQLVK, encoded by the coding sequence GTGACCGCTTTTCGCTATGTAGCGACCAGCCAGGATGGCACCAGCAAACGCGGCATGATTGAAGCCGATACCCAGCGCCATGCCCGCAGCATATTGCGGGAGCAGGGTTTGTGGGTCAGTGAACTGGGCGAGATCAACGCCGGTCACGGCAAGTCTGGCCGGCATAAAGGGCTGGGCGGTCAGCGTCTGGCGGTGTGGACACGCCAATTGGCCACATTGCTGGATGCCAGTCTGACGGTGGAACAAGCGCTGGCGGTATTGATCGAACAAAGCGAAGACGAACGCGAGAAGCAACTGGCTGGCGCGCTGCGCAGCGAGATTCTGGGCGGGGCATCGCTCTCTCAGGCCCTGTCGCGGCAAGGCAAGGCGTTCCCGGAGTTGTACCGGACCATTGTGGCGGCAGGCGAGGAATCCGGCCGCGCTGCCACGGTGATGCAGCGCCTGGCCGACTATCTGGAAGCACGCGCCGCGCTGGCCTCCAAGGTGGCGCTGGCCTTTGTCTACCCGGCCGTGGTCATGGCGGTATCGATCATCGTTGTGGTCGGTTTGCTGACCTGGGTGGTGCCGCAGATGGTGACGGTGTTCCAGAGCGCCAAGACAGAACTGCCGTTTCTGACGCGCGCCATGCTGTGGGCTTCTGCCGCCGTGCGTGGCTGGGGCTGGCTGATTTTGCTGGTGCTCATTGGCCTGGGTGTGGGCGGCTGGCAGGCGCTCAAGCAAGAGTCGGTGCGCCGGCGGTTTGATGCCTGGCGCCTGCGTGTGCCCTTGTTTGGCCGCTTTGAGCGCGCCGGCAATACCGCGCGGCTGGCTTCCACCCTGGCGATTCTGGTCGGCAGCGGCGTGCCGCTACTCAAGGCGTTGCAGGCTGCGGTCGGCGTGATTGACAACTTGCCGCTCAGAGAAGCGGTGCAAGAGGCGGCCCGCCAGGTGCGGGAAGGGGTGCCGTTGTCACGCGCCCTGGCGCAAAGCAATCTGTTTCCGCCGGTGCTGATTCACCTGATCGGCAGCGGCGAAGCCACGGGGCGGCTGGAATACATGCTGGACAAAGCCGCCGCGCAGCAAAGTCTGGAGCTGGAAAACAGGGTTGCGACCTTTACCAGCTTGCTGGGGCCGATCATGGTCCTGGCGATGGGGATTGTGGTGTTGTTGATTGTGCTGGCGATTTTGCTTCCTGTTTTTGAAATGAACCAATTGGTCAAATGA